In Mixta intestinalis, the following are encoded in one genomic region:
- a CDS encoding DUF935 domain-containing protein, with protein MGQIVDLTGQPFDFDDELQTEQEALALVMKRTQEHPSSGITPNCAAQLLRDAERGDLSAQADLAFDMEEKDTHLFSELSKRRLAIQGLEWSIKPPKNASAQEKRDAEMLDELLRDAAWFEDGIFDAGDAILKGYSCQEIEWGWLGKMRVPVALHHRDAALFCANPDNLNELRLRDGSYEGVSLQPFGWFRHQAKSRTGYVGTHGLVRTLVWPFIFKNYSVRDFAEFLEVYGLPMRVGKYPTGATAREKATLMQAVMDIGRRAGGIIPMGMTLDFQSAANGQADPFIAMMGWAEKAMSKAILGGTLTTEAGDKGARSLGEVHNEVRHEIRNADVRQLERTIGRDLLFPLLALNSRSPVDPRRLPRMDFDTSEAEDIAIFADAIPKLAAGMPVPVSWVQSKLNIPQPADDEPVFSVQSTAPDGVDPAPTGQAALSALPQDGVTDAPDEMAAGVTASELQQAVDPMLKPVIAAIIKDGPEEALKQAGTLYSELDDSALIDLLTRAIFFADLWGRLDATDR; from the coding sequence ATGGGCCAGATTGTTGATTTAACCGGTCAGCCGTTCGACTTTGACGACGAATTGCAGACAGAACAGGAGGCGCTGGCGCTGGTGATGAAGCGCACGCAGGAGCACCCGTCGAGCGGTATTACACCGAACTGCGCCGCGCAGCTGCTGCGCGATGCCGAACGCGGTGACCTGTCCGCCCAGGCAGATCTCGCCTTTGACATGGAAGAGAAAGACACACATCTGTTCTCTGAACTGAGCAAGCGCCGTCTTGCGATTCAGGGGCTGGAATGGAGCATCAAGCCGCCGAAGAACGCCAGCGCACAGGAAAAGCGGGATGCGGAAATGCTGGACGAACTGCTGCGCGATGCGGCCTGGTTTGAAGACGGTATTTTTGATGCCGGTGACGCTATCCTGAAGGGGTATTCCTGCCAGGAAATCGAATGGGGCTGGTTGGGTAAAATGCGTGTGCCGGTCGCGCTGCATCATCGCGACGCCGCGCTGTTCTGTGCCAACCCTGACAACCTGAACGAGCTGCGGCTGCGTGATGGCAGCTATGAAGGGGTGTCGCTACAGCCGTTCGGCTGGTTCCGGCATCAGGCAAAATCACGTACCGGCTATGTGGGCACCCACGGGTTGGTCAGAACGCTGGTCTGGCCGTTCATCTTCAAAAATTACAGCGTGCGCGACTTTGCCGAATTTCTGGAGGTGTACGGCCTGCCGATGCGCGTCGGTAAATATCCCACCGGCGCCACGGCCCGCGAAAAGGCAACGTTAATGCAGGCCGTCATGGATATTGGTCGCCGTGCTGGCGGGATTATCCCGATGGGAATGACGCTGGACTTTCAGAGCGCGGCTAACGGCCAGGCAGACCCGTTTATAGCCATGATGGGCTGGGCCGAAAAAGCGATGTCCAAAGCAATCCTGGGCGGTACGCTCACCACCGAGGCGGGCGATAAAGGCGCCCGTTCACTGGGTGAGGTACACAACGAGGTGCGCCATGAGATTCGCAACGCAGACGTGCGCCAGCTTGAACGCACCATCGGTCGCGATCTGCTGTTCCCGCTGCTGGCACTCAACAGCCGCAGCCCGGTAGACCCGCGCCGTCTGCCGCGCATGGATTTTGACACCAGCGAGGCCGAGGACATCGCCATTTTCGCGGATGCGATCCCGAAACTGGCGGCGGGTATGCCGGTGCCGGTGTCGTGGGTTCAGTCAAAACTGAATATTCCGCAGCCTGCCGATGATGAGCCGGTATTCAGCGTACAGAGTACTGCGCCGGATGGCGTTGATCCGGCACCGACAGGCCAGGCTGCGCTGTCAGCACTACCGCAGGACGGCGTTACAGATGCGCCCGACGAAATGGCCGCAGGGGTCACCGCGTCAGAACTGCAACAGGCCGTTGACCCCATGCTGAAACCCGTCATTGCGGCCATTATTAAAGATGGCCCGGAGGAAGCATTAAAGCAGGCTGGTACGCTTTACAGCGAGCTGGATGACAGCGCTCTGATTGACCTGCTCACCCGTGCCATTTTTTTCGCGGACTTATGGGGGCGACTCGATGCCACAGACCGTTGA
- a CDS encoding DUF2730 family protein translates to MDFYPVLTGALALLSAVAGIAWWALRRTFASTERVERLENRLTEMETRYANMPGAEDMHEMRLRMADMSGEVKVLGSTMKAISHQLELLLENAVNGNKR, encoded by the coding sequence ATGGATTTTTACCCGGTGCTGACCGGTGCACTGGCGCTCCTGAGTGCCGTCGCAGGTATCGCCTGGTGGGCGCTGCGTCGCACGTTCGCCAGCACGGAGCGGGTCGAGAGGCTGGAAAACCGCCTGACAGAGATGGAAACACGTTACGCCAACATGCCCGGCGCGGAGGACATGCATGAGATGCGTCTGCGCATGGCTGATATGAGCGGCGAAGTGAAGGTGCTGGGCAGCACGATGAAAGCTATTTCACACCAGCTTGAACTGTTACTCGAAAACGCTGTGAATGGAAACAAACGATGA
- a CDS encoding DUF2570 domain-containing protein: protein MICGKYLLAGAAVAVAISLVVATHRIDNLRSDNATLRRDVQLQAQARNTAEWLLQNQVQAMQVFSAIRAANIAARAADENQRDDAKQKITAATAGGCSNGPVPAAAAGELQKLEHATRAASGFITSD, encoded by the coding sequence ATGATTTGCGGTAAATATCTGTTGGCCGGTGCTGCTGTAGCCGTCGCAATCAGCCTGGTCGTTGCCACCCACCGCATTGACAACCTGCGCAGCGACAACGCCACGCTGCGGCGGGATGTGCAGTTGCAGGCGCAGGCCCGTAACACCGCCGAATGGTTACTACAGAACCAGGTGCAGGCCATGCAGGTTTTTTCAGCTATCAGGGCCGCAAACATCGCCGCCCGCGCCGCAGATGAGAATCAACGCGATGACGCAAAACAAAAAATCACCGCTGCAACGGCTGGCGGTTGCAGTAACGGCCCTGTGCCTGCTGCCGCTGCTGGCGAGCTGCAAAAGCTCGAACACGCAACCCGTGCCGCCAGTGGTTTTATCACCTCAGATTGA
- a CDS encoding GNAT family N-acetyltransferase, with product MHIRPFTEADRPFLRTLFLAARKANWTWLNGNSWQLEDFDRVVLGETILVAEEDGHRLGFAAFLENDNFLHSLFVDPQFQGQGVGSALLQAVQERFTATGALKCLLANKRAQDFYLHHGWQVMSQGESEQGKYVLMHYKKAAHIQYASNKNYQ from the coding sequence TTGCATATCCGTCCTTTTACCGAAGCCGACCGCCCTTTTCTGCGCACCCTGTTCCTGGCCGCACGCAAGGCAAACTGGACCTGGCTTAATGGCAACAGCTGGCAGCTGGAGGATTTCGATCGGGTGGTGTTAGGTGAAACGATACTGGTTGCCGAGGAAGATGGACACCGGCTGGGCTTCGCCGCTTTTCTGGAAAACGACAATTTTTTGCACAGTCTGTTTGTCGATCCGCAATTTCAGGGCCAGGGAGTTGGCAGCGCGCTGTTACAGGCGGTACAGGAGCGCTTTACCGCTACCGGCGCATTAAAATGCCTGCTGGCAAATAAGCGCGCGCAGGATTTTTATCTGCATCACGGCTGGCAAGTTATGTCGCAGGGCGAAAGTGAACAGGGAAAGTATGTGCTGATGCACTATAAGAAAGCCGCGCATATCCAGTATGCCAGTAACAAAAATTACCAGTGA
- a CDS encoding transposase domain-containing protein, whose translation MQTTQWVTVQECVGLSGFPVSPANIRRKLEGLVCGRNELFRKRQGSKAVEYRLDALPVEARAELLLKQGVVETSQGVIELARPASSSLDSERRALWQRWDAASDSQRQLAERWHPVVMLADELIASGITAKTAFQTAASRYDVSAASLRDKYYRVQKYAKADWVAVLIDRRGGAKHESKQAGFDDDAWQFLLADYLRPEQPAFRKCYERLELAAREHGWTIPSYSTAYRRVQQNVDKTMAVACRQGEHALMHLLPTQRRTVEHLNALQWINGDGYQHNVFVRWFNGEILRPKTWFWQDVKTRKIVGFRCDVSENTDSIRLSFMDVIKKYGIPEDFHITIDNTRAAANKWLTGGVKNRYRFKVREDDPTGLFPLIGATIHWTSVVAGKGWGQAKPIERAFGVGGMEEYVDKHPALSGAYTGPNPMAKPDNYGSRVIEAEQFLEILAEGVAMFNAKVGRQTEICAGQLSFDQAFEREFPKTIVRKPTAEQLRLFLLPAEAVTVNRKGEFALTAGGTLRGAKNVYHNMALMNADIRKVVVRFDPQNLHGNVFCYTLDGKFICEAACITPVAFNDTQAGREHSRQQKRLKKATDAAIAAQKQKDALEISELMPRLAEPEAPESRVVAVFRPQTHGNTAIAHAVDEESLPDNDEYLNNSLDILELNKRKDII comes from the coding sequence ATGCAGACAACTCAATGGGTAACAGTACAGGAGTGCGTGGGGTTATCTGGTTTCCCTGTTAGCCCGGCTAATATCCGCCGCAAGCTTGAAGGGCTGGTTTGTGGCCGTAACGAACTTTTCCGCAAACGCCAGGGCTCAAAAGCTGTAGAGTATCGCCTTGATGCCCTTCCCGTTGAGGCCCGCGCCGAGCTGCTGCTAAAGCAGGGTGTTGTTGAAACCAGCCAGGGCGTGATTGAGCTTGCCCGCCCGGCGTCATCCTCCCTGGACTCAGAGCGGCGTGCACTGTGGCAGCGCTGGGATGCGGCCAGTGATTCACAGCGTCAGCTCGCTGAACGCTGGCACCCTGTGGTTATGCTGGCCGACGAACTGATCGCGAGCGGCATCACTGCAAAAACGGCCTTTCAGACTGCGGCCAGTCGTTATGACGTCAGCGCAGCGTCGCTGCGGGATAAGTATTACCGGGTACAAAAATACGCAAAGGCTGACTGGGTCGCTGTTCTGATTGACCGGCGCGGCGGCGCGAAGCATGAATCAAAACAGGCTGGCTTTGATGACGACGCCTGGCAGTTCCTGCTGGCCGATTACCTCCGCCCCGAGCAACCGGCATTCCGCAAATGCTATGAACGCCTGGAGCTAGCGGCACGTGAGCACGGCTGGACGATTCCCTCCTATTCAACCGCGTACCGGCGTGTACAGCAAAACGTGGACAAAACAATGGCCGTGGCCTGCCGTCAGGGCGAGCATGCGCTGATGCACCTGCTCCCGACTCAGCGCCGTACGGTTGAGCACCTGAACGCCCTGCAATGGATTAATGGTGATGGCTATCAGCACAACGTCTTTGTGCGCTGGTTTAACGGCGAGATATTGCGCCCTAAAACCTGGTTCTGGCAGGACGTTAAAACCCGGAAAATCGTTGGTTTCCGCTGTGATGTGAGTGAAAACACTGACTCCATTCGCTTGAGCTTTATGGACGTCATTAAGAAGTACGGCATCCCGGAAGATTTCCACATCACTATAGATAACACCCGCGCAGCGGCTAACAAATGGCTGACCGGCGGCGTTAAAAACCGCTACCGATTTAAAGTGCGCGAGGACGACCCGACCGGGCTTTTTCCGCTGATTGGCGCCACCATCCACTGGACAAGCGTTGTTGCTGGCAAGGGCTGGGGCCAGGCAAAACCCATCGAGCGCGCCTTCGGTGTTGGTGGCATGGAGGAATACGTTGATAAGCATCCGGCGCTGTCTGGCGCGTACACCGGCCCGAACCCGATGGCAAAACCCGACAACTACGGCTCCAGAGTGATTGAGGCCGAACAGTTTCTGGAGATTCTGGCCGAGGGCGTGGCGATGTTTAATGCGAAGGTCGGGCGCCAGACTGAAATATGCGCGGGCCAGCTTTCCTTTGACCAGGCTTTCGAGCGGGAATTTCCAAAAACCATCGTCCGCAAGCCTACGGCAGAGCAGTTGCGCCTGTTCCTGCTGCCAGCGGAGGCCGTTACAGTCAACCGCAAGGGGGAGTTCGCCCTCACCGCAGGCGGTACGCTGCGTGGCGCCAAAAACGTTTACCACAATATGGCGCTGATGAATGCCGATATTCGCAAGGTTGTAGTCCGTTTTGACCCGCAGAACCTGCACGGCAACGTTTTCTGCTACACACTGGACGGTAAATTTATCTGTGAGGCCGCGTGTATCACGCCTGTAGCGTTCAATGACACTCAGGCCGGGCGTGAGCACTCCCGCCAGCAAAAACGGCTTAAAAAGGCAACTGACGCCGCTATTGCAGCCCAGAAGCAGAAAGACGCACTGGAGATATCCGAGCTTATGCCCCGCCTGGCCGAGCCGGAAGCGCCGGAATCCCGTGTTGTTGCCGTATTCCGCCCCCAGACGCACGGCAATACCGCAATAGCGCACGCAGTTGACGAGGAATCACTGCCTGATAACGACGAATATCTGAATAATTCGCTGGATATTCTCGAATTAAATAAACGCAAAGACATTATTTAA
- the lysC gene encoding Rz1-like lysis system protein LysC, translating into MVLSPQIDAELLAPTPVPAMPVPFLWRSSLLWNADLLTALGQCNRDKAAARQQDEQRKRIYGRQAPGAGQPAP; encoded by the coding sequence GTGGTTTTATCACCTCAGATTGACGCAGAGCTGCTGGCCCCCACGCCGGTTCCGGCTATGCCGGTGCCGTTCCTGTGGCGCAGTTCGTTGTTGTGGAATGCCGACCTGCTAACGGCGCTCGGGCAGTGCAACCGCGATAAGGCGGCAGCGCGCCAGCAGGACGAACAGAGGAAACGAATTTATGGACGCCAAGCCCCCGGAGCTGGACAGCCTGCTCCGTGA
- a CDS encoding helix-turn-helix domain-containing protein, which yields MSKKANQTFRSGEIVHFGERLREAMDGESNSAFAKKCGLSETVIRNYLAGKSYPGIDKLPAIAEASGRSIEWLVTGEEPQDERATTATQAELEQWWGMIRKSLSGHELAAIVRAFQENGKKALLGGKEAGMQAIPELSQSAINTAIMFEALPEEERREILAKHGIAKQGGPVAPEQEPHKTQKKAG from the coding sequence ATGAGCAAAAAAGCAAATCAAACTTTTCGTTCTGGTGAGATAGTTCACTTCGGTGAGAGGCTTAGAGAGGCTATGGATGGTGAGTCCAATTCAGCGTTCGCTAAAAAGTGCGGGCTTTCTGAAACAGTAATTCGAAATTATCTGGCAGGTAAAAGCTATCCAGGGATTGATAAGCTTCCGGCGATTGCAGAGGCTTCTGGTCGTTCTATTGAATGGCTGGTGACGGGAGAAGAGCCTCAAGATGAACGCGCTACCACAGCGACTCAGGCCGAGTTAGAACAATGGTGGGGAATGATTCGAAAATCTCTGTCAGGGCATGAACTAGCTGCTATTGTAAGAGCGTTCCAGGAGAATGGTAAGAAAGCCCTATTAGGGGGCAAAGAAGCCGGTATGCAGGCCATCCCGGAGCTTTCTCAGTCAGCTATTAATACCGCCATAATGTTTGAAGCTCTTCCCGAAGAAGAACGTAGAGAGATTTTGGCTAAGCACGGCATCGCTAAACAGGGCGGCCCTGTAGCGCCAGAACAGGAACCACATAAGACACAGAAAAAGGCTGGTTAA
- a CDS encoding helix-turn-helix domain-containing protein: MSVKNQVQDWHAEQVKAAIRMKGKTLAQLSREAGLNPDTMRNVLRCHIPRYEAIIANYLEVSPALIWPSRYSEVGKCRQLNG, from the coding sequence ATGTCAGTTAAAAACCAAGTTCAAGACTGGCACGCGGAGCAGGTAAAAGCCGCCATTCGCATGAAAGGTAAGACGCTCGCACAATTATCTCGCGAAGCCGGACTGAACCCTGACACCATGCGTAATGTGCTCCGCTGCCATATCCCTCGTTACGAGGCGATCATTGCAAATTATCTGGAAGTCTCACCGGCTCTGATTTGGCCGAGTCGGTATTCGGAGGTAGGGAAATGCAGACAACTCAATGGGTAA
- a CDS encoding Mor transcription activator family protein produces the protein MAEQQTDMFDNDPQLEQVLGHIDKIPAAELEAAWPQSLVDLVDVMEAELTRQGITGDPRAAARKLAVAMSHYMGGRAYYLPTGVRMLNAIRDDMIYCEFDGRNIEHLRRKYSLSQPQTYNILAQQRRLHTRRRQPDMFA, from the coding sequence ATGGCAGAGCAGCAGACAGATATGTTCGATAATGACCCGCAACTGGAGCAGGTGCTCGGGCATATCGACAAAATCCCGGCAGCAGAGCTTGAGGCGGCGTGGCCTCAGTCTCTCGTTGACCTGGTGGATGTGATGGAGGCGGAGTTAACCCGCCAGGGCATCACGGGTGACCCACGCGCCGCAGCGCGCAAGCTGGCGGTGGCAATGAGTCACTACATGGGTGGTCGTGCCTATTACCTGCCGACCGGCGTCCGGATGTTGAACGCTATCCGCGATGATATGATTTACTGCGAGTTTGACGGTCGCAACATCGAGCATCTGCGCCGCAAGTACAGCCTGTCCCAGCCCCAGACCTACAACATTCTGGCCCAGCAGCGCCGCCTGCATACCCGGCGCCGTCAGCCTGACATGTTCGCCTGA
- a CDS encoding DUF3486 family protein, producing MEKAKPTRGRASKVDLLPDNVRKTLHEMLRDKSIPQAQILEEINALIDDAGLPDDMKLSRSGLNRYATSIEQVGANLRQLREMTTALTEQLGDKPMGETTKLILEMARSQLFKAMMQQVNNPEAAVDIDMLKNAMLAAQRLEATAMSSHKREKEIRQAFAEEAANAVSDELRGQDGMSEELEQRIRNVLLGKA from the coding sequence ATGGAAAAGGCTAAACCTACCCGTGGCCGGGCTTCAAAGGTCGATTTATTGCCGGATAACGTGCGTAAAACCCTGCATGAAATGCTGCGGGATAAATCCATCCCCCAGGCGCAGATTCTGGAAGAGATTAACGCCCTGATTGATGACGCGGGCCTGCCCGACGATATGAAGCTGTCCCGCAGCGGTCTGAACCGCTACGCGACCAGCATCGAACAGGTGGGTGCCAACCTGCGCCAGTTGCGCGAAATGACCACCGCACTGACTGAACAGCTCGGCGACAAGCCGATGGGCGAAACGACCAAACTGATTCTGGAGATGGCCCGCAGCCAGCTTTTTAAAGCCATGATGCAGCAGGTTAACAACCCCGAAGCGGCGGTCGATATCGATATGCTCAAAAACGCCATGCTGGCCGCCCAGCGGCTGGAAGCAACGGCAATGTCCAGCCACAAGCGGGAGAAAGAGATTCGCCAGGCATTCGCCGAGGAAGCTGCAAATGCGGTCAGCGACGAGCTGCGCGGGCAGGACGGAATGAGTGAAGAACTGGAGCAGCGGATTCGCAATGTGCTGCTGGGTAAAGCGTAG
- a CDS encoding host nuclease inhibitor protein, whose amino-acid sequence MKIVAYAWASGLIEFGKSCPDGALPVLVGDNKEVRSAVSVLARHSRTNDDLLVPGVPEAADQNEAVKALSRFAKRLREF is encoded by the coding sequence ATGAAAATAGTAGCTTATGCCTGGGCATCAGGCTTAATCGAATTCGGTAAATCATGCCCGGACGGCGCGCTGCCCGTTCTGGTTGGTGACAATAAAGAAGTGCGCTCTGCGGTAAGCGTCCTGGCACGCCATTCCCGCACTAATGACGATCTGCTGGTGCCGGGAGTACCCGAAGCGGCAGACCAGAACGAGGCCGTAAAGGCCTTATCCCGATTCGCAAAAAGACTGAGAGAGTTTTAA
- a CDS encoding gp16 family protein, with protein MQRANLIKLIHVARRELTLDDDTYRVMIGRVVPGKTSCRDLKPAELERVLHAMQEQGFKRRQPSRTAPAGVTDKIRVIWRIMHREGHVTDGSDKALDAFVQRTTRVKNGGAGVARLAWLRGDQASVVLESLKRWHMRCMLERLPDTGIRRTYERICELYKKTIR; from the coding sequence ATGCAGAGGGCTAACTTAATCAAACTGATCCACGTTGCCCGGCGCGAACTGACGCTTGATGACGATACCTATCGTGTAATGATTGGTCGCGTGGTTCCTGGCAAAACAAGCTGTCGCGACCTGAAGCCTGCCGAACTTGAACGGGTGTTGCATGCCATGCAGGAACAGGGATTTAAGCGGCGCCAGCCCTCTCGCACGGCTCCCGCAGGCGTTACCGATAAAATCCGGGTGATATGGCGCATCATGCACCGCGAAGGGCACGTGACAGATGGCAGCGACAAAGCGCTGGATGCCTTTGTCCAGCGTACCACCCGCGTTAAGAACGGCGGCGCCGGTGTTGCTCGCCTGGCATGGTTGCGTGGCGATCAGGCTTCTGTCGTTCTGGAAAGCCTGAAACGCTGGCACATGCGTTGTATGCTGGAGCGATTGCCAGATACAGGTATCCGTCGCACCTATGAACGGATCTGCGAGCTGTACAAAAAAACGATACGTTAA
- a CDS encoding ArsR family transcriptional regulator → MINDILTEDRRLVILRSLMDCNNEANESILQDCLDAYGHNVSRDLVRGLIDWLAEQGLVTVENLSGFYVVTITGRGQDVAEGRAKVSGVKRPRAR, encoded by the coding sequence ATGATTAACGACATTCTGACCGAAGACCGCCGCCTGGTTATTCTGCGCTCTCTTATGGACTGCAATAACGAGGCGAATGAGTCGATTTTACAGGACTGCCTGGATGCCTACGGCCATAACGTTTCGCGTGACCTGGTTCGGGGGCTGATTGACTGGCTGGCCGAGCAGGGGCTGGTTACTGTCGAAAACCTGAGCGGCTTTTATGTCGTCACCATTACCGGTCGGGGACAGGATGTTGCCGAAGGCCGTGCAAAGGTTTCCGGCGTGAAGCGCCCGCGAGCACGCTAA
- a CDS encoding lysozyme → MASKFPKTLSASLLAIVLAGGGYHEMTRETLVHLEGIAYEPYRDVAGVLTVCVGHTGPDIKMRRYTHAECMTLLDQDLKPVYAAIDRLVKVPLTPFQRTALATFVFNTGTGAFAKSTLLKRLNAGDFAGARDQMARWVFAAGHKWKGLMNRRNVEMAIWNVRGPDDLR, encoded by the coding sequence ATGGCTTCAAAATTCCCCAAAACACTGAGTGCGTCACTGCTTGCCATCGTGCTGGCCGGGGGTGGCTACCACGAAATGACCCGCGAGACGCTGGTACATCTGGAGGGCATCGCATACGAGCCGTATCGCGATGTCGCCGGAGTGCTGACAGTCTGCGTCGGCCACACCGGGCCGGATATCAAGATGCGGCGGTATACCCACGCTGAGTGTATGACGCTACTCGACCAGGATTTAAAGCCGGTTTATGCCGCGATTGACCGCCTCGTTAAGGTTCCCCTGACCCCGTTCCAGCGTACTGCGCTGGCGACGTTCGTCTTCAATACCGGCACCGGTGCATTTGCCAAATCTACCCTCCTGAAACGGCTGAACGCCGGTGATTTTGCCGGAGCCCGTGACCAGATGGCCCGCTGGGTATTCGCTGCGGGTCATAAGTGGAAAGGACTGATGAACCGGCGCAACGTCGAAATGGCGATCTGGAATGTCAGGGGGCCTGATGATTTGCGGTAA
- a CDS encoding host-nuclease inhibitor Gam family protein has protein sequence MASKPKRIKNAAALYVPQSREDVVRDIRKLGDVQRTVARMQTEMNDKIAAITEVYAEQMKPLEDDFKMLSAGIQSWCEANRDDLTNNGKVKSANLVTGDVCWRTRPPSVTIRGMDSVMETLKRLKLERFIRTKEEINKEAILNEPTAVIGVAGIKVNSGIEDFSIIPFEQTADI, from the coding sequence ATGGCCAGTAAACCGAAACGCATTAAAAACGCTGCGGCGCTGTATGTTCCGCAAAGCCGCGAGGATGTTGTTCGCGATATCCGTAAGCTTGGCGATGTTCAGCGTACTGTGGCCCGTATGCAAACGGAAATGAACGACAAAATCGCCGCTATTACGGAGGTCTATGCGGAGCAAATGAAGCCGCTTGAAGACGACTTCAAAATGCTTTCAGCAGGCATTCAAAGCTGGTGTGAAGCTAACCGCGATGACCTGACGAACAATGGAAAGGTTAAGTCAGCAAATCTGGTGACTGGTGATGTCTGCTGGCGAACTCGCCCACCCTCCGTCACCATTCGTGGCATGGACTCAGTTATGGAGACTCTGAAGCGACTGAAGCTTGAGCGTTTTATTCGCACCAAAGAGGAAATCAATAAAGAGGCCATTCTGAACGAGCCGACAGCAGTCATTGGAGTGGCAGGTATTAAAGTTAATTCGGGTATTGAAGATTTTTCTATTATTCCGTTTGAACAAACGGCAGATATTTAA
- a CDS encoding AAA family ATPase: MNITDIRAGLRTLVDAGRATYAQVARETGISSGTISGFMNDKYNGDNERVATTLARWIENQNAASELPEPPRFIETYTSRQIWTSMRFARLTESIAVICGNPGVGKTAAAREYCRSNDNVWMITITPSCASVLECLTELAYALGMNDAPRRKGPLSRALRRRLDGTQGLVIIDESDHLQIEALEELRLLQESAGIGLVLMGNHRVYSNMTGGNRTVEFARLFSRIAKRTAINKTKKADVNAIADAWQITGDSERQLLQAIAQKPGALRILNHALRLAAMTAHGKGERINEGYLRDAFRDLDLDVDIGSLLRG, translated from the coding sequence GTGAATATTACCGATATTCGCGCAGGCCTGCGCACGCTCGTTGATGCCGGTCGCGCTACTTACGCTCAGGTGGCCCGTGAAACCGGAATCAGCTCCGGCACAATCAGCGGCTTCATGAACGATAAATATAATGGCGATAATGAGCGCGTTGCTACCACGCTGGCCCGCTGGATTGAGAACCAGAACGCCGCCTCAGAGCTGCCGGAGCCGCCGCGCTTTATAGAAACCTACACGTCACGGCAAATCTGGACGTCCATGCGCTTTGCCCGCCTCACTGAGAGCATCGCTGTTATCTGTGGTAACCCCGGTGTGGGTAAAACCGCCGCCGCCCGCGAATATTGCCGCTCAAACGACAACGTGTGGATGATTACGATCACCCCGTCTTGTGCCAGCGTTCTTGAATGCCTGACCGAGCTGGCGTATGCGCTGGGGATGAATGACGCCCCTCGCCGAAAAGGCCCGTTGTCCCGCGCCCTGCGCCGCCGCCTGGACGGTACGCAGGGGCTGGTCATTATCGATGAATCTGACCACCTGCAAATCGAAGCGCTGGAGGAACTGCGTTTACTCCAGGAGTCTGCGGGAATCGGCCTGGTGTTGATGGGGAATCACCGTGTTTATTCCAATATGACCGGCGGTAACCGCACCGTCGAATTTGCCCGCTTATTTTCCCGTATTGCAAAACGCACGGCGATAAATAAGACCAAAAAAGCGGACGTTAATGCCATTGCCGATGCCTGGCAGATTACCGGCGATAGCGAACGCCAGCTATTACAGGCTATTGCTCAAAAACCGGGGGCGCTGCGCATTCTGAATCATGCCCTGCGCCTTGCCGCAATGACGGCTCACGGTAAAGGTGAACGCATCAACGAGGGTTATTTGCGTGATGCATTCAGGGATTTAGATCTGGATGTCGATATTGGCTCGTTGTTGAGGGGATAA